Part of the Polyangia bacterium genome is shown below.
TTGCGACGAGGGCGATCATGGGTTGCAAAAACGGCGTGCCATTGCTGGTTTGTGCTTTTGGGATTTACATCGCTTTCCTGAACATCGCCTGTCGAACCAGCCTTGACCGGCAGATGGTAGCGGAGACCTTCGTGCGCAACGCCCGCCAGCTTTCCCTCACGACTACGCAGCACGATGAGATCGACGCCATGTCAGCCGAACTGGACAAAAGCCAGTCGCAACTGATAGACGCCCTCGAAGCGCTCAAGGACGAGCTTGTCCATGGCGTCAAGACCGGCCACCTCGCCGCTGATCGGGTGCGCGCAGATGAGGCTGCCATCGACGCCTCGCTGCGCGCACGCCATGACATAGAAGCGGACGTGCTCAACGATCTACACGCAATGCTGGACGTTGGTCGGCGGCAGGCCCTCGCCGACTGGGTGGCGGCGACCGGCCAGCCGCAGCCCGACGGGCTGGGCGGCGATGAGTGGGTCTGGACTCCGCCATCGCTATATCATCTCAGCGGAGCGCTGTCCCTCGACGATCGCCAGCGAGAAAAGGTGGCGGCGCTGCTGGCGAAGAATACTGGCGCGGCGTCGAACGCGCGGACCGCTCGCCGCGCCCTGCTGACGGCGTTCGCCAGCACCCAGTTCGACGCCCACGCGGCGCTGAGGTTCGAGGCGCCCGATCTCGGCACCGTCCTGCGGGCGCGGGTGGCCCTGCTGGCGCAGCTCTTGCCGCTGCTTCGGCCCGACCAGAGAGGCAAGCTGGCGGCTCTTATTGAGCGCTTGACTCATAACGATCGAACACCCGCCGCCGAGGGCTCTCCCGCACTGCTATGAGCACCCCCGTCCAATGAGCTGACTCCGATCCGCCCGTCAGCGCGGCCGATCATGCCGCCTTTCCGCTCCGGCAAGTGCCAGGCTACCTCCCAGGCACACCGTCGGCATCACTGACGTCCTCATCCTCCCGACGAAACGTCCCACTTTCGGACGACTGTCCTTTTTCTCAATGGGCTCCGCCCGACACTGATTCAGGGCGAGCGCTGACGCCGCTGCCGGGTTGACTGCCGCCGACGGGCTGGTTGGCGTCCCGAACTAGAATCGCTTTCCGTTCCTCGTACTCTGCGGTGGTGATCTCACCTGCGGCGTAACGCCGGCGCAGGATCGACAAAGGATCCGAGTAATAGCGGACGCGACCGCGCGGGATCGGCGTCAACGTGACGAAGAAAACGGCAATCAGGACCACCCAGACCAACCACCAGATAGCGTTCATCCCCCAAAAAGACCAGTAAAGCATCGGTGCCTCCTCCCACCCGACAACATGGGCAGCGCGACCGCCGGTCGCAATCGGCCGACTCGGCGCGGGGCCATCAACAGGGTCAATTGTGTATGAGGATTGGACGGCGGGAGGTCCATCTGATCACTGCCGAATCGCCGTCTTCGGCCAGTCGCACAGGACGACGCTGCTCTCGGCCGGACCCGGGTGGAGCTGGTCGAGGCGGTCTCTGTGACCATAACCTGCAGACGCGGGTTCGCTCCGGGGGGCAAAGAGATCGCCATGGTGGACATTCCGCTGCGCGTGAATCGGTGATCGAGAAAACTGCGGGAGGCAGGCCTCAGTGCGCGCCCTGCGGCGCTCCTTTCGGCGGCCGCCGCGTCAGCAGCAGCAGGGGCACCATCGCCGCGGTGGCGAAACCCATCACGCGCAGCACGTCCAGGTAGGCCAGCGTCGTCGCCTGGGCCTGCAGCTGCCGGTAAAAGAGCGCCAGCGCGCCCCGCGTAGCATCCGCCGACGCCCCTCCCGCGTGCGCCAGGGCGCGCGCGATCTGCCCGAGCGTCGCGGTGACGGTGGGATCGGAGGCGACCGCATGTGCGGCCAGACGTTCCTGGTGAAACTGCGCCCGGCGGGCCACGAACGTGGTCACGAACGCGATGCCGATGTCGCCTCCCAGGTTGCGCGCCAGGTTCACCACCCCCGACACCGCATTGTTCTTCTCGGGAGGCACGCCCACGAACACCAGGTTGTTGATGGGGACGAACAGGAACGCCAGACCGGCCGACTGGTAGGCGCGCAGGCGCACGGCCGTGCCGAAGTCCATGGCCAGATTGATGTTCCGGGTCATGTGAAACAGCGACAGCGACAGCACTGCGAAGCCGAAGCCGATCAGCAGCCGGGTATCGACGCGGGAGACCAGCAGGCCCACCAGCGGCAGGAACATCATCACCACGAATCCACCGGGAGACAGCGCCATACCCGCCCGTTCAGCGGTGTACCCCATCAGGACCTGGAGGAACTGCGGCAGCAGTACCGTCGATCCGTACAGCGTGAGCCCCAGGATCAGCATCATGAAATTGGACGACGCGAAGTTGCGATCGCGGAACATGTGGACGTCCACGACCGGGGCCTTCTGCTTTCGTTCCCACAGCACGAACGAGATCAGGGCGACCGCCGCGGTGATGGAAAATCCCAGGATGAACGAAGACTCGAACCAGTTGTCCTCCTGCCCTTTGTCCAGCACCACCTCCAACGACCCGAGGCCGAGAGCGATCAGCCCCAGCCCGACGAAGTCGATGGGTCCAGAGCGCTCCTGGGCGGCGCGCACGTGGGGAGGATCGCTGACAAACCGCGACGAAAGCGCCAGCGACGCGGCCCCCACCGGCACGTTGATGAAGAAGATCCAGCGCCAGGAAGCGTGGTCGGTGATGTATCCGCCCAGGGTCGGCCCCACTGCCGGCGCCAGCACCACGGCCATTCCGTACACGGCGAAGGCCATCCCGCGTTTGTTGGCCGGGAACGTGTCGGCCAGGATGGCCTGCTCGCTGGGCGCCAGTCCGCCGCCACCGATCCCTTGCAGGACCCGGAATGCCACCAGCGCTCCCAACGACGGCGCCAAGCCGCACAGCAACGAGCTGGTCGCGAACAACGCCACGCACGTCATGTAGAAACGCTTGCGGCCAAAACGACTCGCGAACCAACCGCTGACCGGCAGCACCACCGCGTTCGACACCAGGTACGACGTCAGGACCCACGTGCTCTCGTTCTGGGTGACGGAGAGATTGCCCGCGATGTGAGGCAGCGATACGTTGGCGATGCTGGTGTCCAGCACCTCCATGAACGTCGCCAGCGTCACCACCAGGGCGACGGCCCATGGGTTGTGTCCTCCTGTCCAGCCCGTCGCCGCGTCTTCCTGCCGGGCGGCGCGCTGCCCGCCCGCCTCGTCGGTGCCGGCGGGGATCACGGTGCCACCCGCACCTTCGGCTCGACGGACATGCCCGGGCGAAGCTCGCCCAGTCCCGGTTGATCCGGATCGAACCGGATGCGAACCGGGATCCGCTGCACCACCTTGACGTAGTTGCCGCTGGCATTTTCGGGCGGCAGCAAGCTCATGCGCGAACCGGTGGCGCCGCCCAGGCTTTGCACGGAGCCGGTGAAGTCGCGATCCAGCGCGTCCACGTGGATCGATGCGTGCTGGCCCGGCTGCATGCGGCGCAGCTGCGTCTCTTCGAAGTTGGCCGTGACCCATGGCTCGTCGGTCTGGGCGATGGCCGCGATGACCTGGCCGGGCTGCACGCTATCGCCCACGTTCACCGCTTTGCGGGCCACGATGCCGGCGACCGGGGTCCGCATCTGAGCGTACGCAAGATTCAGCGCGGCCTGGCGCGCCTCGGCCTGGGCGCGCGCCAGATCGGCCTGCCGCGCCTGCACCGCCGCCTTGCTGGTGGTCAGCTGGCGGGGCGCGTTTCGGCGCACTTCCGACAGGTGGCTTTGGACCCCGGCGATCGACGCGCGCTGCTGGGCCACGCGCGCCCGCGCCGTTTCCACCGACTGCTGCGCCGCCTCGGCGGCCGCGGCGGTCGCCGCTGCGGCACTCTCGCGGCGATCGAGATCGGAGCGGGCCAAAGCGCCGCGCGCGAACAGCTGCCGGCCGCGCTCAAGATCCAGCGCGGCATTGTTGGCGTTGGCTTTTGCTTCGGCCAGCCGTGCCGTTGCCTGATCGGTTTCGGCACGCGACCCCGCCAGCGCCGCCTGCGCCGATTCAATACCGGCCGTGGCGTTGGTCAGCGCGGCGGCGTTGGTGGTCTGGGTGATCAGCACGGACGGATCTTCAACCGCCAGCTGAGCCGCCGCCTGCGCCACCGCCGCCTGCGCCCGTGTCTGCGCGACCTCCAAATCGGTGGGATCGATCTCGGCCAGACGATCGCCCGCCTGCACCCGCTGGTTCTCCACGATGAAAACGGCAGAGATGGTTCCAGCCACGCGCGGGCCGATATTGCTGATGTTCGCGTCAACCTGCGCGTCGTCCGTGCTCTCGAAACGGCGGCGGTATAGATAGTAAACAACGATCCCGATGACGATACAGGCGACAATGACGACCGCGCCCAAGCGGAAGGTCTTCCGCCACCCTCGACGGCGCCGGAGTGTCGCCGGGGCCGGTGCCGCCATCGGCCCTTGATCTGCTGACGATTCCGTCTCGACCATCCGCCCTCGCGTTCCTTGGCCCGCAAAAATACGCACTCAGCAGCGGGACGGGAGGTCTGAACGCTGATTCGAACAGATGCCCGACAAAGTCGCCATTGGTCGCCGACCATCGCCGGCGGCAACACGCCGGGCGGCCGGTGGCGGGCTCCGCGATTGCGGCTCAACAACACGCCCCTTGGACGGTGTCAACGCGGGTTCGGTCCAGGATGGATTTGCTGACAGAGACCGAGCTTCACGAGTTCAAGGATACTGATCGCATCGGCGCCTCGTCGAGGATGACCGCCACTCGGTGGTCCTGATCCCGCCGGAGCACGCGATCACACGGCTCTACACGCTGCCTTGCCGACGTCTTACGACGTTCAGCCGCTTTGAACACGAAAAAAAGGCCCGTAAGTCTTGCGACCTACGGGCCTTGCTGTAGCGGGGGCGTGATTTGAACACGCGGCCTTCGGGTTATGAGCCCGACGAGCTACCAGGCTGCTCCACCCCGCATCACTGCTGAAGTCGCGCGGAAAGTTGCCCCATCTCGGGACCGGCGTCAAGCGTCGCCGACGGAATTCGGAGACGGCGATGACCGCGCGCCGGCGCCGTGGCTAGACCGCGGGCGGCGGGGCGGCGGTGGCGGCGGCGCTGGCGGTGTACTTGGTGATCAACCGGCCGATGCGCGGCACGGCGGCTTCGACGTGCTTTTTCCCGGTCGGGCGCAGCTTTTCGTAGGCCTTTTTCAGGGTCGGGTTCCTGGCCCGGGCGGCGCGCTCGTCGCTGATGGCCAGCAGCGCTTCGGCGACCTCGCCGGCGCGGCTGTTCATCGACGGGCCGGTCGGTTCATTGCGAGCTTGAGCAGCGGCGTGAAACGGCTCCAGGCGCTTGACGAAATCGTCCAGCATGCTGTCGACGGCCTCGGCCACGAAGCCGGGCTTGACGGCCTTCACCAGCGCGAAGGCGCCCTTGACGGCCAGGCCCGTCAGGCCGCCCTTCGAATCAACTTCCTCTTCGATCAACTTCACGCAGTCGCCGACCACCACCTTGCGATTGCCAGGGACCAACAAGACTTCGCTCAACGTGCTCATGGCGGCGAATCTACACTAGTCCCGACGGGCGTGGTACTCGTGTCCCGGTATGGGCAGGGCGCAATCGGCAGGCACGGCGCTGGCGGTTTTGACCGGCCTCAACCTGCTCAATTACATCGATCGGTTCATCCCCTCGGCGGTGCTGCCGTCGATCATCGCCACGCTGCACA
Proteins encoded:
- a CDS encoding SHOCT domain-containing protein, coding for MLYWSFWGMNAIWWLVWVVLIAVFFVTLTPIPRGRVRYYSDPLSILRRRYAAGEITTAEYEERKAILVRDANQPVGGSQPGSGVSARPESVSGGAH
- a CDS encoding DHA2 family efflux MFS transporter permease subunit, which gives rise to MIPAGTDEAGGQRAARQEDAATGWTGGHNPWAVALVVTLATFMEVLDTSIANVSLPHIAGNLSVTQNESTWVLTSYLVSNAVVLPVSGWFASRFGRKRFYMTCVALFATSSLLCGLAPSLGALVAFRVLQGIGGGGLAPSEQAILADTFPANKRGMAFAVYGMAVVLAPAVGPTLGGYITDHASWRWIFFINVPVGAASLALSSRFVSDPPHVRAAQERSGPIDFVGLGLIALGLGSLEVVLDKGQEDNWFESSFILGFSITAAVALISFVLWERKQKAPVVDVHMFRDRNFASSNFMMLILGLTLYGSTVLLPQFLQVLMGYTAERAGMALSPGGFVVMMFLPLVGLLVSRVDTRLLIGFGFAVLSLSLFHMTRNINLAMDFGTAVRLRAYQSAGLAFLFVPINNLVFVGVPPEKNNAVSGVVNLARNLGGDIGIAFVTTFVARRAQFHQERLAAHAVASDPTVTATLGQIARALAHAGGASADATRGALALFYRQLQAQATTLAYLDVLRVMGFATAAMVPLLLLTRRPPKGAPQGAH
- a CDS encoding HlyD family secretion protein, with the translated sequence MGAVVIVACIVIGIVVYYLYRRRFESTDDAQVDANISNIGPRVAGTISAVFIVENQRVQAGDRLAEIDPTDLEVAQTRAQAAVAQAAAQLAVEDPSVLITQTTNAAALTNATAGIESAQAALAGSRAETDQATARLAEAKANANNAALDLERGRQLFARGALARSDLDRRESAAAATAAAAEAAQQSVETARARVAQQRASIAGVQSHLSEVRRNAPRQLTTSKAAVQARQADLARAQAEARQAALNLAYAQMRTPVAGIVARKAVNVGDSVQPGQVIAAIAQTDEPWVTANFEETQLRRMQPGQHASIHVDALDRDFTGSVQSLGGATGSRMSLLPPENASGNYVKVVQRIPVRIRFDPDQPGLGELRPGMSVEPKVRVAP